A section of the Leptotrichia buccalis C-1013-b genome encodes:
- the trmD gene encoding tRNA (guanosine(37)-N1)-methyltransferase TrmD, producing MKFNVLTLFPELFEQYLSQTILKRAIDKDIIDFNIVNIRDYARNKHSQMDDIPFGGGAGMVLKPEAYWNFFYENYEFYNNENSDLKKPYVIFLSPQGKQLTHKKVTELSEKEEIVLISGRYEGLDQRVIDKFVDEEISIGDYVLSSGDLPCLVIMDSVIRIKEGVIKKESFETDSFYNGLLGFPQYTRPVEIDGYSVPEVLRSGNHAKIDEYRQLHSIEKTMKNRMDLFEKKLAEDEEFLKLCEKYKLKLK from the coding sequence ATGAAATTTAATGTACTTACGTTATTTCCTGAGCTATTTGAGCAGTATTTATCCCAAACTATTTTAAAACGAGCAATTGACAAGGATATTATTGACTTTAATATCGTAAACATCAGAGATTACGCCAGAAATAAACATAGCCAGATGGACGACATCCCTTTTGGTGGCGGCGCTGGAATGGTTCTAAAGCCAGAAGCCTACTGGAACTTCTTTTACGAAAACTACGAATTTTATAATAATGAAAATTCAGATTTAAAGAAGCCTTATGTAATTTTCTTATCTCCGCAAGGAAAACAGCTGACTCATAAAAAAGTTACAGAACTTTCAGAAAAAGAGGAAATCGTGCTTATTTCAGGACGTTATGAAGGACTTGACCAAAGGGTAATTGATAAATTTGTAGATGAGGAAATTTCGATTGGGGATTATGTGCTGAGCAGCGGGGACTTGCCGTGCCTTGTGATAATGGATTCTGTAATTCGTATAAAGGAAGGCGTGATAAAAAAGGAGTCTTTTGAAACTGACTCATTTTACAATGGGCTTTTAGGTTTTCCACAATACACAAGGCCCGTAGAAATAGATGGATATTCGGTTCCCGAAGTATTACGGAGTGGGAATCATGCTAAAATTGATGAATATAGACAGCTCCATTCGATCGAGAAAACTATGAAAAATAGAATGGATTTATTTGAGAAAAAATTGGCTGAAGATGAAGAATTTTTGAAACTATGTGAAAAATATAAATTGAAATTAAAATAA